A single region of the Branchiostoma lanceolatum isolate klBraLanc5 chromosome 1, klBraLanc5.hap2, whole genome shotgun sequence genome encodes:
- the LOC136429675 gene encoding uncharacterized protein isoform X1: protein MSKKMAKGEESQPSSQRISPDAPKRPEVPKRPKWLSKLSKERKKPTKDSEPLSSSSKSSVNSSDTKDTFVSYNRIELAKVDKKPGKSQDRTQKGSKVRNQSAGKEKKAEFEKRDLSSGKGQRPWNSSTRLDKPRRRSDSHTSTDSSRSGEKRVNRFRSDSDFKTPRSQPKKSPSKESLTDSRKSSKQRRETDSPSRRETQQFYTAKKKDEPNYKEENKNREVSSKSPNHCDEQIDFNEKENTPDQPSKSWYEDEPQGLEELQYSMGDDRGPQKGKAHHWGDLPMDKHRDNNYRKPRKYIQEDSVEVRKNIRPGRGSRGRGGMVSSESQESISSRSSMQSQRPQRDNRKGHYHDNRQRDNRQTSRQSSVESLDRYARAPGSKPNSRPPSRPQSRNGPPQDYYYDDNHSSWAPPSRPLSRNGPLQHYNTDNKKSRYRGPPSRPISRQGSVESVDSYGGPPSRPNSRPPSRNGPPPQFWENNRKKGPPSRPLSRQGSIESLDSFGPSSRPSSRPPSRPPSRNGPPLPYAADVNWPRFNYAESVGSSSRRSSEVDSDDDFTFPSGEFWSTFPQRTSVENWSTWEQLPTDPRSSNSLPKKLSSDLQRELARQTAKEHRPKIGRRDSIESWDGFPRRTSFQDDRMYLSQPEDSGSARTHPGPRSRSRNRKRNRRNRRRSRSGQQGQGPFGHQNPNVGYSSASELSQDGDFKPPSDTEVQLRNRLDDVLDGSLSSGSMSPIPESDVAEFPSPEPTTAKEKQEEKVKEKTDSKVKPKKTEHKTSSLSTSVHHPLQHTWRIWYDRRENKSMRMKSDFANYNENLFEISAVETIEGFWQVYNHLAPAHHLDNNANYHFFRVGIMPMWEDEANKQGGKWVVTIRNDMEFVSSLWLEMLLALIGDEMAFSDEICGAVVSKRKRGDRVAIWTRDKENVLANYAICKNILLVIAYARGVTSEKLLPFFETFAQKEKSSIEYLHHQDSLRTGQSYTTAAHLTAHAVLKDIIRDLKDSSS, encoded by the exons ATGTCTAAGAAGATGGCAAAAGGTGAAGAAAGCCAACCCTCCTCTCAGAGGATTTCACCAGACGCTCCCAAACGTCCGGAAGTGCCCAAACGTCCGAAGTGGCTGAGCAAGCTGAGCAAGGAGAGGAAAAAACCTACTAAAGATTCCGAACCGTTGtcttcaagttcaaagtcaTCCGTAAATAGTAGCGATACCAAAGATACGTTTGTCAGTTACAACAGAATAGAACTTGCCAAAGTTGACAAGAAACCAGGAAAATCTCAAGACAGGACCCAAAAGGGATCAAAAGTCAGAAATCAAAGCGccgggaaagaaaaaaaggccGAATTCGAAAAACGGGATCTTTCCTCGGGGAAAGGTCAAAGGCCATGGAATAGCTCCACTAGACTCGACAAGCCGCGACGTCGATCGGATAGCCACACCTCTACAGACAGCTCTCGCTCAGGGGAGAAGAGAGTCAACAGATTCAGGTCTGATTCTGACTTTAAGACGCCTCGAAGTCAACCAAAGAAATCTCCCAGCAAGGAGAGCCTCACGGACTCCCGGAAAAGTAGCAAGCAGAGGCGAGAAACGGACAGCCCCTCTCGAAGGGAGACGCAGCAGTTTTACACGGCGAAGAAAAAAGACGAGCCTAActacaaagaagaaaataaaaacagggAGGTGTCCTCCAAGTCACCGAACCATTGTGATGAACAGATAGACTTCAATGAGAAGGAGAACACTCCGGATCAACCTAGTAAGTCATGGTACGAAGATGAACCACAAGGATTAGAAGAGCTGCAATACTCCATGGGAGATGATAGGGGGCCTCAGAAAGGAAAGGCACACCACTGGGGAGACCTGCCTATGGACAAACACAGGGATAATAACTACAGGAAGCCGAGGAAGTACATTCAAGAGGACTCCGTCGAAGTGCGGAAGAACATCCGGCCGGGTCGAGGCAGTCGTGGCCGCGGTGGGATGGTCAGCAGCGAGAGTCAAGAGAGCATCTCATCTCGCAGCTCGATGCAATCGCAGCGGCCGCAACGCGACAACAGGAAGGGGCATTACCACGACAACAGGCAGCGTGACAACAGACAGACGTCGCGCCAGAGTTCTGTAGAGTCGTTAGATAGATACGCAAGGGCGCCGGGCTCCAAGCCAAACTCTCGCCCGCCCTCCCGACCACAGTCTCGGAACGGACCCCCGCAAGACTACTACTACGACGACAATCACAGCTCCTGGGCGCCCCCATCCCGGCCGCTGTCGCGGAACGGCCCTCTGCAGCATTACAATACCGATAATAAGAAATCTCGGTATCGAGGCCCGCCCAGTCGGCCAATCTCCCGCCAAGGCTCTGTAGAGTCAGTAGACAGCTATGGAGGGCCGCCGTCTCGACCCAACTCCAGACCACCCTCGCGGAACGGACCGCCGCCCCAGTTTTGGGAGAACAACCGGAAGAAGGGCCCACCGAGTCGACCGTTGTCGCGACAAGGTTCCATTGAGTCTCTCGATAGCTTCGGCCCCTCATCACGTCCGTCTTCACGCCCGCCATCTCGGCCACCATCGCGTAATGGCCCGCCCCTCCCCTACGCTGCCGACGTCAACTGGCCCAG GTTTAACTACGCCGAGTCCGTGGGAAGCTCGTCGCGACGCTCGTCCGAAGTCGACTCCGATGACGACTTCACCTTCCCGTCCGGAGAGTTCTGGAGCACGTTTCCCCAGCGCACCTCCGTGGAAAACTGGAGCACCTGGGAACAGCTCCCCACAGACCCACGCAGCTCCAACAGCCTGCCCAAAAAACTGTCGTCAGACCTCCAG CGGGAGCTGGCACGGCAAACGGCCAAGGAGCACCGGCCGAAAATCGGTAGGAGGGACTCGATCGAGTCGTGGGACGGGTTCCCGCGGAGAACCTCTTTCCAGGATGACAGAATGTACCTGTCTCAGCCCGAGGACTCTGGATCTGCCAG GACACATCCTGGCCCTCGTAGTCGTAGCCGCAATCGGAAAAGGAACAGACGCAACCGAAGACG AAGTCGCAGTGGCCAACAAGGACAGGGTCCCTTCGGACATCAGAACCCGAACGTCGGCTACTCCAGTGCCTCGGAACTGTCACAGGAT GGTGATTTTAAGCCTCCCAGCGATACAGAGGTCCAGCTCAGGAACCGTCTGGACGATGTTCTGGACGGTAGCCTCTCATCAGGCTCTATGAGCCCCATCCCTGAGTCGGACGTCGCAGAATTCCCG TCTCCTGAACCAACAACAGCAAAAGAAAAGCAAGAGgaaaaagtgaaagaaaagacagattctaaagtcaaacccaaaaagacTGAGCACAAGACCAGCAGTCTATCTACATCAGTGCACCATCCTCTGCAGCATACATG GCGGATCTGGTATGACAGGAGGGAAAACAAGTCCATGAGAATGAAGTCAGATTTCGCCAACTACAACGAAAACCTCTTCGAAATCTCTGCTGTGGAAACA ATTGAAGGCTTCTGGCAGGTGTACAACCACCTGGCACCTGCTCATCACCTGGACAACAACGCCAACTACCACTTCTTCAGG gttgGGATCATGCCGATGTGGGAGGATGAGGCCAACAAGCAGGGAGGCAAGTGGGTCGTCACTATCAGGAACGACATGGAGTTTGTCTCCAGTCTGTGGCTGGAAATG cTTCTTGCATTGATAGGAGATGAAATGGCCTTCTCTGATGAAATCTGTGGAGCAG TTGTGTCCAAGAGGAAAAGAGGAGACAGAGTCGCCATCTGGACTCGAGACAAAGAAAACGTCCTGGCAAACTACGCAATCTG
- the LOC136429675 gene encoding dentin sialophosphoprotein-like isoform X2, giving the protein MSKKMAKGEESQPSSQRISPDAPKRPEVPKRPKWLSKLSKERKKPTKDSEPLSSSSKSSVNSSDTKDTFVSYNRIELAKVDKKPGKSQDRTQKGSKVRNQSAGKEKKAEFEKRDLSSGKGQRPWNSSTRLDKPRRRSDSHTSTDSSRSGEKRVNRFRSDSDFKTPRSQPKKSPSKESLTDSRKSSKQRRETDSPSRRETQQFYTAKKKDEPNYKEENKNREVSSKSPNHCDEQIDFNEKENTPDQPSKSWYEDEPQGLEELQYSMGDDRGPQKGKAHHWGDLPMDKHRDNNYRKPRKYIQEDSVEVRKNIRPGRGSRGRGGMVSSESQESISSRSSMQSQRPQRDNRKGHYHDNRQRDNRQTSRQSSVESLDRYARAPGSKPNSRPPSRPQSRNGPPQDYYYDDNHSSWAPPSRPLSRNGPLQHYNTDNKKSRYRGPPSRPISRQGSVESVDSYGGPPSRPNSRPPSRNGPPPQFWENNRKKGPPSRPLSRQGSIESLDSFGPSSRPSSRPPSRPPSRNGPPLPYAADVNWPRFNYAESVGSSSRRSSEVDSDDDFTFPSGEFWSTFPQRTSVENWSTWEQLPTDPRSSNSLPKKLSSDLQRELARQTAKEHRPKIGRRDSIESWDGFPRRTSFQDDRMYLSQPEDSGSARTHPGPRSRSRNRKRNRRNRRRSRSGQQGQGPFGHQNPNVGYSSASELSQDGDFKPPSDTEVQLRNRLDDVLDGSLSSGSMSPIPESDVAEFPSPEPTTAKEKQEEKVKEKTDSKVKPKKTEHKTSSLSTSVHHPLQHTWRIWYDRRENKSMRMKSDFANYNENLFEISAVETIEGFWQVYNHLAPAHHLDNNANYHFFRVGIMPMWEDDANKDLAF; this is encoded by the exons ATGTCTAAGAAGATGGCAAAAGGTGAAGAAAGCCAACCCTCCTCTCAGAGGATTTCACCAGACGCTCCCAAACGTCCGGAAGTGCCCAAACGTCCGAAGTGGCTGAGCAAGCTGAGCAAGGAGAGGAAAAAACCTACTAAAGATTCCGAACCGTTGtcttcaagttcaaagtcaTCCGTAAATAGTAGCGATACCAAAGATACGTTTGTCAGTTACAACAGAATAGAACTTGCCAAAGTTGACAAGAAACCAGGAAAATCTCAAGACAGGACCCAAAAGGGATCAAAAGTCAGAAATCAAAGCGccgggaaagaaaaaaaggccGAATTCGAAAAACGGGATCTTTCCTCGGGGAAAGGTCAAAGGCCATGGAATAGCTCCACTAGACTCGACAAGCCGCGACGTCGATCGGATAGCCACACCTCTACAGACAGCTCTCGCTCAGGGGAGAAGAGAGTCAACAGATTCAGGTCTGATTCTGACTTTAAGACGCCTCGAAGTCAACCAAAGAAATCTCCCAGCAAGGAGAGCCTCACGGACTCCCGGAAAAGTAGCAAGCAGAGGCGAGAAACGGACAGCCCCTCTCGAAGGGAGACGCAGCAGTTTTACACGGCGAAGAAAAAAGACGAGCCTAActacaaagaagaaaataaaaacagggAGGTGTCCTCCAAGTCACCGAACCATTGTGATGAACAGATAGACTTCAATGAGAAGGAGAACACTCCGGATCAACCTAGTAAGTCATGGTACGAAGATGAACCACAAGGATTAGAAGAGCTGCAATACTCCATGGGAGATGATAGGGGGCCTCAGAAAGGAAAGGCACACCACTGGGGAGACCTGCCTATGGACAAACACAGGGATAATAACTACAGGAAGCCGAGGAAGTACATTCAAGAGGACTCCGTCGAAGTGCGGAAGAACATCCGGCCGGGTCGAGGCAGTCGTGGCCGCGGTGGGATGGTCAGCAGCGAGAGTCAAGAGAGCATCTCATCTCGCAGCTCGATGCAATCGCAGCGGCCGCAACGCGACAACAGGAAGGGGCATTACCACGACAACAGGCAGCGTGACAACAGACAGACGTCGCGCCAGAGTTCTGTAGAGTCGTTAGATAGATACGCAAGGGCGCCGGGCTCCAAGCCAAACTCTCGCCCGCCCTCCCGACCACAGTCTCGGAACGGACCCCCGCAAGACTACTACTACGACGACAATCACAGCTCCTGGGCGCCCCCATCCCGGCCGCTGTCGCGGAACGGCCCTCTGCAGCATTACAATACCGATAATAAGAAATCTCGGTATCGAGGCCCGCCCAGTCGGCCAATCTCCCGCCAAGGCTCTGTAGAGTCAGTAGACAGCTATGGAGGGCCGCCGTCTCGACCCAACTCCAGACCACCCTCGCGGAACGGACCGCCGCCCCAGTTTTGGGAGAACAACCGGAAGAAGGGCCCACCGAGTCGACCGTTGTCGCGACAAGGTTCCATTGAGTCTCTCGATAGCTTCGGCCCCTCATCACGTCCGTCTTCACGCCCGCCATCTCGGCCACCATCGCGTAATGGCCCGCCCCTCCCCTACGCTGCCGACGTCAACTGGCCCAG GTTTAACTACGCCGAGTCCGTGGGAAGCTCGTCGCGACGCTCGTCCGAAGTCGACTCCGATGACGACTTCACCTTCCCGTCCGGAGAGTTCTGGAGCACGTTTCCCCAGCGCACCTCCGTGGAAAACTGGAGCACCTGGGAACAGCTCCCCACAGACCCACGCAGCTCCAACAGCCTGCCCAAAAAACTGTCGTCAGACCTCCAG CGGGAGCTGGCACGGCAAACGGCCAAGGAGCACCGGCCGAAAATCGGTAGGAGGGACTCGATCGAGTCGTGGGACGGGTTCCCGCGGAGAACCTCTTTCCAGGATGACAGAATGTACCTGTCTCAGCCCGAGGACTCTGGATCTGCCAG GACACATCCTGGCCCTCGTAGTCGTAGCCGCAATCGGAAAAGGAACAGACGCAACCGAAGACG AAGTCGCAGTGGCCAACAAGGACAGGGTCCCTTCGGACATCAGAACCCGAACGTCGGCTACTCCAGTGCCTCGGAACTGTCACAGGAT GGTGATTTTAAGCCTCCCAGCGATACAGAGGTCCAGCTCAGGAACCGTCTGGACGATGTTCTGGACGGTAGCCTCTCATCAGGCTCTATGAGCCCCATCCCTGAGTCGGACGTCGCAGAATTCCCG TCTCCTGAACCAACAACAGCAAAAGAAAAGCAAGAGgaaaaagtgaaagaaaagacagattctaaagtcaaacccaaaaagacTGAGCACAAGACCAGCAGTCTATCTACATCAGTGCACCATCCTCTGCAGCATACATG GCGGATCTGGTATGACAGGAGGGAAAACAAGTCCATGAGAATGAAGTCAGATTTCGCCAACTACAACGAAAACCTCTTCGAAATCTCTGCTGTGGAAACA ATTGAAGGCTTCTGGCAGGTGTACAACCACCTGGCACCTGCTCATCACCTGGACAACAACGCCAACTACCACTTCTTCAGG gttgGGATCATGCCGATGTGGGAGGATGATGCCAACAAAGATTtggcattttaa
- the LOC136429686 gene encoding coiled-coil domain-containing protein 174-like → MDARGKAIRVNAASIVDLKAELIRKQGEFKKEKLQPSTAAKPKVSSKKSSIFSKSNAGVSERSQRDVEQQAEENKNCDKARAVLEEKAKLYDQMMKSSTIPDEDGSGVFLVDFQKKVLDKVKEQARENAGKAQAVEGERSAEEDAGSDEIPEPSDPEEEWVDYVDSLGRSRRCMKKDLAALQNMDRRLGPHHSQGTSKDLMSADMIREEQRQKWEQEELEALSRPVGPVHYQQVRHNEVRDLGVGYYAFSKEETERQKQMETLSMLREETQDQRVKREKLKEKRRAALQARLAKVKQRKAKRLKGEGGEMEDEGQDGSPDLGAEPQEREVQKEPELLQRDETWRQSAPLREWDKGKEKHFPWIKTKQELEDERPSEFAPPKEYYKSSPSQQQTVLQKRKVPWKKRPASSSIQTDVQTDIASSQKTSTTQPTTQPTTQPTTQPTTQPTTQPTTQPTTQPTTQPTPPTLPPQPTMHYPPFPPPPPTMQGVFPPAFMQGWPPYPPPPPPMPFDPSTLPGNPNMSQYVAASSSSFATNMTSQPTSSTAQHNTLDSALSYFRKNAN, encoded by the exons ATGGATGCCAGAGGAAAGGCCATCCGCGTAAATGCGGCGTCG ATTGTTGACTTGAAAGCGGAGCTGATAAGAAAGCAGGGAGAGTTCAAGAAGGAGAAACTACAACCTTCAACAGCGGCAAAGCCTAAGGTGTCCTCCAAA AAAAGCAGCATCTTTAGTAAGTCCAATGCGGGAGTATCTGAGAGGTCCCAGAGGGACGTGGAACAACAGGCAGAGGAGAATAAAAACTGCGACAAGGCCAG AGCTGTATTAGAAGAAAAAGCCAAACTGTATGACCAGATGATGAAGAGCAGCACAATACCAG ACGAGGATGGCAGTGGAGTCTTCCTGGTCGACTTTCAGAAGAAAGTTCTGGACAAGGTCAAGGAACAGGCCAGAGAGAATGCTGGAAAGGCTCAGGCTGTGGAAGGTGAAAGGTCAGCAGAAGAGGATGCTGGGAGTGATGAAATCCCCGAACCCTCTGACCCAGAGGAAGAATG GGTGGACTATGTAGACTCCTTGGGCCGATCCCGCCGCTGTATGAAGAAGGACCTGGCTGCTTTACAGAATATGGACAGGAGGTTGGGACCTCACCACAG CCAGGGGACGTCTAAAGACTTGATGTCAGCCGACATGATCAGGGAGGAACAGAGACAAAAGTGGGAGCAGGAAGAACTGGAGGCTCTGAGTCGGCCTGTAGGGCCTGTACACTACCAGCAGGTCCGACATAATG AGGTGAGAGATCTGGGTGTCGGCTACTATGCCTTCTCGAaggaagagacagagagacagaaacAGATGGAGACCCTCAGCATGCTTCGGGAAGAG ACCCAGGACCAGAGGGTGAAGAGGGAGAAGCtgaaagagaagagaagagcAGCCCTCCAGGCCAGGCTGGCCAAGGTCAAACAGAGGAAAGCAAAGAGactgaagggggaggggggcgagatggaggatgaaggtcaag ATGGAAGCCCTGACCTTGGAGCAGAGCCACAGGAACGGGAGGTTCAGAAGGAACCGGAACTCCTGCAGAGGGACGAGACATGGAGACAGTCTGCACCGCTTAGGGAGTGGGACAAGGGGAAAG AAAAACATTTTCCGTggatcaaaacaaaacaggaacTTGAAGACGAGAGGCCGTCAGAATTTGCACCACCGAAGGAGTATTACAAGTCATCCCCATCCCAGCAACAAACTGTGTTACAAAAGCGGAAAGTTCCTTGGAAAAAAAGGCCAGCAAGTTCCAGTATTCAAACTGATGTTCAAACCGATATAGCATCTTCGCAAAAAACATCTACGACGCAGCCAACAACCCAGCCAACAACCCAGCCAACAACCCAGCCAACAACCCAGCCAACAACCCAGCCAACAACCCAGCCAACAACCCAGCCAACAACCCAGCCAACGCCACCAACACTCCCCCCGCAGCCAACAATGCACTACCCCCCTTTCCCTCCTCCTCCCCCAACAATGCAGGGTGTATTTCCCCCTGCGTTTATGCAAGGTTGGCCTCCCTACCCACCACCTCCACCACCTATGCCCTTTGACCCTTCAACTTTGCCCGGTAACCCAAACATGTCTCAATATGTTGctgcttcaagttcaagttttgCTACGAATATGACTAGTCAACCTACTAGTTCCACTGCTCAACACAATACATTAGACAGCGCCCTTTCTTATTTTAGGAAAAACGCCAACTGA